A window of Deinococcus grandis contains these coding sequences:
- a CDS encoding ribonuclease H-like domain-containing protein — MRLPAPDLTTPSAPRTGIVSVHATADGAVDVWRRDPVTGEGHVRRTRQRGWIYARTVDDLRHLGNRLSVSADPAPPGAVFHAQDLAPDSQVDPRAYRYLLSGPSPRQLEGEIQRGAVTARALKARPALGDLSGYLRLGYAEQYLIATRQTYHQGLTFDQPVRLQFDLETTALSPDEGRLFLIAVRDNRGLDTLLEARRPAQEGEIIEAFLALVQERDPDVIENHFIHGFDLPFLAARARRHGIPFRLGRSGDGVPWTVDDGSRVPMWVCPGREILDTLDAVRRLNLPSSGLKAAARHFGIAPEDRVYLEGDQIVQTYRDHSARVRQYARQDVQEVDDLARIVLAPSFALARLTPRPYHRLTRAGPAKGVLEPMLIRAYVEAGRPFPASERGHLEPHRGGHVQLHAEGVLRHVVKADVASMYPSIIRAEGIGPRQDELGVFHRIVSDLTTQRLTHKRAARDATLSGPQRREHHAMQDAMKLVVNAAYGYLGAGRLARLGDREAADRVTARGRALLQQVTGALEARGVQLIESDTDGVYFSTGEDTGEAQERQLISEVSAGLPDGITLEFDGRAQAMLSHQVKNYVLLRYDGTLDLSGASFESSRSERYGTAFLRTALRALLQGDVPGVQAAFEDTTTRLTARDVTNADVSSRVRMGKARADYAQTRGQRKEAHLEAAWQAGLDFRVGDRIDLYVRTGVGLSVLTDPDGRDYDAGHYRAALVQNYATRLRKALDPADWEQLFSGRGAGLFDRPVAEMRVQWRPVEDAAR; from the coding sequence GTGCGCCTTCCCGCCCCCGACCTCACCACGCCGTCCGCACCACGCACAGGCATCGTCTCGGTGCACGCCACGGCGGACGGCGCGGTGGACGTCTGGCGCCGCGACCCGGTCACCGGTGAGGGGCACGTGCGGCGCACCCGGCAGCGGGGCTGGATCTACGCCCGGACCGTGGACGACCTCCGCCACCTCGGGAACCGGCTCTCGGTCTCCGCTGACCCAGCCCCGCCCGGAGCGGTCTTCCACGCCCAGGACCTCGCCCCGGACAGCCAGGTGGATCCCCGCGCCTACCGCTACCTCCTGAGCGGTCCCAGTCCCCGGCAGCTGGAAGGGGAGATCCAGCGGGGCGCCGTCACCGCCCGCGCCCTGAAGGCGAGACCTGCGCTCGGTGACCTCAGCGGCTACCTGCGCCTGGGGTACGCGGAGCAGTACCTCATCGCGACCCGGCAGACGTACCACCAGGGCCTGACCTTCGATCAGCCCGTCCGCCTGCAGTTCGACCTGGAAACCACCGCCCTGAGCCCCGACGAGGGCCGCCTCTTCCTGATCGCCGTGCGCGACAACCGCGGCCTGGACACCCTGCTCGAAGCCAGGCGCCCCGCGCAGGAGGGCGAGATCATCGAGGCGTTCCTGGCCCTGGTGCAGGAGCGTGACCCGGACGTCATCGAGAACCACTTCATCCATGGCTTCGACCTGCCATTCCTGGCCGCCCGCGCCCGGCGGCACGGCATTCCCTTCCGGCTCGGCCGGTCCGGCGACGGCGTGCCCTGGACCGTTGATGACGGCAGCCGCGTGCCGATGTGGGTCTGCCCCGGGCGGGAGATCCTCGACACGCTCGACGCCGTGCGCCGGTTGAACCTGCCGTCCAGCGGCCTGAAGGCCGCCGCGCGGCACTTCGGCATCGCCCCGGAGGACCGCGTCTACCTTGAGGGCGACCAGATCGTCCAGACCTACCGGGACCACTCGGCCCGCGTGCGGCAGTACGCGCGGCAGGACGTGCAGGAGGTGGACGACCTGGCCCGCATCGTGCTGGCCCCGAGCTTCGCGCTGGCCCGCCTGACGCCCCGCCCGTACCACCGCCTGACCCGCGCCGGGCCCGCCAAGGGCGTGCTCGAACCCATGCTGATCCGCGCATATGTCGAAGCAGGTCGGCCCTTCCCCGCGTCGGAACGGGGGCACCTCGAACCGCACAGGGGCGGGCACGTGCAATTGCACGCCGAGGGCGTCCTGCGGCACGTTGTCAAGGCGGACGTGGCGAGCATGTACCCCAGCATCATCCGCGCCGAGGGCATCGGGCCACGCCAGGACGAGCTTGGCGTCTTCCACCGGATCGTGAGTGACCTGACCACCCAGCGGCTCACCCACAAACGAGCCGCCCGCGACGCCACCCTGAGTGGCCCACAGCGCCGGGAGCATCACGCGATGCAGGACGCCATGAAGCTCGTCGTGAACGCCGCGTACGGGTACCTCGGCGCCGGGCGGCTCGCACGGCTGGGGGACCGGGAGGCTGCCGACCGGGTCACCGCCCGGGGTCGCGCGCTGCTCCAGCAGGTGACGGGCGCGCTGGAAGCCCGGGGCGTGCAGTTGATCGAGTCGGACACCGACGGCGTGTACTTCAGCACCGGGGAGGACACTGGCGAGGCGCAGGAGCGACAACTGATCAGCGAAGTCTCGGCGGGCCTCCCGGACGGCATCACGCTGGAGTTCGACGGCCGCGCGCAGGCCATGCTGAGCCATCAGGTGAAGAACTACGTGCTGCTCCGCTACGACGGCACGCTGGACCTCAGTGGCGCGTCGTTCGAATCCAGCCGGTCCGAGCGGTACGGCACGGCCTTCCTGCGAACGGCGCTGCGGGCCCTGCTGCAGGGTGACGTGCCCGGCGTGCAGGCGGCGTTCGAGGACACGACGACCCGACTGACGGCGCGTGACGTCACGAACGCGGACGTGAGCAGCCGCGTCCGGATGGGCAAGGCGCGCGCCGATTACGCGCAGACGCGCGGCCAGCGTAAGGAAGCGCATCTGGAAGCGGCGTGGCAGGCGGGCCTGGACTTCCGGGTGGGGGACCGCATTGACCTGTACGTCCGCACGGGGGTTGGCCTGAGCGTCCTGACCGACCCGGACGGACGCGATTACGACGCGGGGCACTACCGCGCCGCGCTCGTGCAGAACTACGCCACGCGGCTGCGCAAGGCGCTCGACCCGGCCGACTGGGAGCAGCTGTTCAGTGGGCGCGGCGCCGGACTGTTCGACCGGCCCGTCGCGGAGATGCGGGTACAGTGGCGGCCAGTGGAGGACGCGGCCCGGTAA